A genome region from Clostridia bacterium includes the following:
- a CDS encoding response regulator, producing the protein MRQPTLGSVIRSLRKQHGLTQAALAGRLNVTDKAVSKWERGLSYPDIALFPKLADIFGVTVEDLMEEYIDGEKPSRLIRILEMSHDVLTPLHIIIGCANMAVLYHEDESRLIRYLENIRISGEYLKKAIYCLMAVADPKKCEGDAAKSAFLSDAVKSGGFSKKPEGALDLGEKRILVAEDMEINREIAHELLKETGAKTDFAFDGKECAQKIKEAPKGHYDLILMDIKMPVMDGIEATKEIRAMADADKAGIPIIAMTANVSIKDRNAAFAAGMNGFIKKPVDSAELFSEIGRLI; encoded by the coding sequence TTGAGACAGCCTACTTTGGGATCGGTGATACGCTCCTTAAGAAAGCAGCACGGTCTCACTCAGGCCGCGCTGGCCGGACGGCTGAACGTTACGGACAAAGCCGTTTCAAAATGGGAGAGAGGCCTTTCATATCCCGATATAGCGCTTTTCCCGAAGCTTGCCGACATTTTCGGAGTGACCGTTGAGGATCTCATGGAGGAATATATCGACGGCGAGAAGCCGTCGAGGCTCATTCGTATTTTAGAGATGTCGCACGACGTGCTGACGCCGCTTCATATTATTATAGGGTGCGCGAATATGGCTGTGCTGTACCATGAAGATGAATCGCGTCTTATACGGTATCTTGAGAACATACGCATTTCGGGAGAGTATCTGAAAAAGGCTATCTACTGTCTTATGGCTGTGGCAGATCCGAAGAAGTGCGAAGGCGACGCGGCCAAGAGCGCCTTTTTAAGTGACGCCGTTAAAAGCGGCGGGTTTTCTAAAAAGCCCGAAGGCGCATTGGATCTTGGTGAAAAGAGGATACTCGTAGCCGAGGACATGGAGATAAACCGCGAGATAGCCCATGAGCTTTTAAAAGAGACGGGCGCAAAGACGGATTTCGCCTTTGACGGAAAGGAGTGCGCTCAAAAGATAAAAGAAGCGCCTAAAGGTCATTACGACCTTATCCTTATGGATATAAAGATGCCGGTTATGGACGGCATAGAGGCGACGAAAGAGATACGCGCGATGGCGGACGCCGACAAGGCCGGCATACCGATAATCGCGATGACGGCCAACGTGAGCATAAAAGACAGAAACGCCGCGTTTGCCGCAGGCATGAACGGCTTTATAAAAAAGCCCGTCGATTCGGCGGAGCTGTTTTCAGAGATAGGGAGGCTCATATAA
- a CDS encoding Na/Pi cotransporter family protein, translating to MDVFRIISFLGGLGLFIFGMMLMGNALEKIAGNKLSAIIEKFTSNRIKGVLCGAAVAAIIQSSSVATVMVVGFVNAGIMKLTQAVGVILGANIGTTITAQLIGLNAVSADSLVLQIFKPTTLAPIAIVIGICLYMLAKRVRSVELGEVLIGFGILFVGMQTMEASVSVLADMPEFSRIFLMFSNPVIGVLIGAALTAVIQSSSASVGILQAFASTGLITFSTAVPIILGQNIGTCITAILSSVGANKNARRTALIHLYFNVIGTVIFMAAIYAFQSFVGFKFWTDTVNAQDIANFHSIFNITCTIVFIPFANLLVKLANMTIKSGEDEAAVKTKFDDRLLYMPAAALSQVESAVDTMFSMAIKNISRAREAITDKNRDKVKKIVEDEEIIDKMEFEVSKYLVKIADQELSETESKSVSVYLKMVNDIERLGDHAVNLSEIAVDIMDEKITYSPAARHELGIMFGAVEDILNLAYQSFKKRDELFSYAIQVEPLEEIIDMLTEALRQGHIQRLSDGICSVETGVSFLEIINNLERIADHCSNIAISAMQNEDDFASSIDPHAFSVHLREKFGKEYDRFYNFFLTKYYNKLSQAPQS from the coding sequence ATGGACGTTTTCAGGATCATTTCATTTTTGGGCGGCTTGGGTCTGTTCATTTTCGGCATGATGCTCATGGGCAACGCGCTTGAGAAAATAGCGGGCAACAAGCTTTCCGCCATTATCGAAAAATTCACGAGCAACCGCATAAAAGGCGTGCTCTGCGGCGCTGCCGTAGCCGCCATAATACAAAGCTCGTCCGTTGCGACCGTCATGGTCGTAGGCTTCGTAAACGCCGGCATAATGAAGCTTACTCAGGCCGTCGGCGTGATCTTAGGCGCAAATATCGGCACAACGATAACGGCGCAGCTCATCGGCCTTAACGCCGTAAGCGCCGACAGCCTCGTTTTACAGATATTCAAGCCCACCACCTTAGCGCCGATAGCCATCGTCATCGGCATCTGCCTTTATATGCTTGCAAAGCGCGTGCGCTCCGTAGAGCTAGGAGAGGTGCTCATAGGCTTCGGCATCCTTTTCGTAGGTATGCAGACTATGGAAGCGTCGGTCTCCGTGCTTGCCGACATGCCGGAGTTTTCCCGCATCTTCCTAATGTTCTCAAATCCTGTGATAGGCGTGCTCATAGGTGCGGCGCTCACGGCTGTGATCCAAAGCTCCAGCGCCTCCGTCGGCATTCTTCAGGCCTTCGCCTCAACGGGGCTCATAACGTTTTCAACTGCCGTGCCGATAATCCTCGGCCAAAACATCGGCACCTGTATAACGGCGATACTTTCAAGCGTGGGCGCTAATAAAAACGCGCGCCGCACCGCGCTTATCCACCTTTACTTCAACGTAATAGGCACCGTGATATTCATGGCGGCCATATACGCCTTTCAGTCGTTCGTCGGCTTCAAATTCTGGACCGACACCGTAAACGCGCAGGATATAGCAAATTTCCACTCCATATTCAACATAACCTGCACGATAGTATTCATACCGTTTGCAAACCTTCTTGTAAAGCTTGCAAATATGACGATAAAGTCGGGCGAGGACGAAGCCGCCGTAAAAACAAAATTCGACGACCGTCTCTTATATATGCCCGCGGCGGCGCTGTCTCAGGTAGAGAGCGCTGTTGATACTATGTTTTCGATGGCGATAAAAAACATCTCCCGCGCGCGCGAGGCGATAACGGATAAAAACAGGGATAAAGTAAAAAAGATCGTCGAAGACGAGGAGATCATAGACAAAATGGAATTCGAGGTCTCGAAATACCTCGTAAAAATAGCCGACCAGGAACTAAGCGAAACCGAAAGCAAATCTGTATCCGTATATCTTAAAATGGTAAACGACATAGAGCGTCTCGGCGACCACGCCGTGAACCTTTCGGAGATCGCCGTAGATATAATGGACGAAAAGATAACGTATTCCCCCGCCGCGCGCCACGAGCTGGGCATAATGTTCGGCGCCGTAGAGGATATACTTAATCTTGCGTACCAAAGCTTTAAAAAGCGCGACGAGCTGTTTTCTTACGCGATACAGGTAGAGCCGCTCGAGGAAATAATAGATATGCTCACCGAAGCGCTGAGGCAGGGTCATATACAGCGTCTCTCCGACGGGATATGCTCCGTTGAGACGGGCGTGTCGTTTCTTGAGATAATAAACAACCTCGAGCGTATAGCCGACCACTGCTCCAATATCGCCATCAGCGCGATGCAAAACGAAGACGACTTTGCAAGCAGCATCGATCCGCACGCCTTCTCCGTGCACCTGAGAGAAAAATTCGGCAAAGAATACGACAGGTTTTATAATTTTTTCCTTACGAAGTATTATAACAAATTAAGTCAGGCGCCTCAAAGCTAA